From Heteronotia binoei isolate CCM8104 ecotype False Entrance Well chromosome 3, APGP_CSIRO_Hbin_v1, whole genome shotgun sequence, a single genomic window includes:
- the LOC132569083 gene encoding LOW QUALITY PROTEIN: ferritin light chain-like (The sequence of the model RefSeq protein was modified relative to this genomic sequence to represent the inferred CDS: inserted 2 bases in 1 codon), whose translation MSSQVCQNYHAESEARVNCLVNQFLHANXKKMEQDEWGNGAFALQLEKSVNQALLDLHQIASHHVDHHLCDFLETHYLDEEVKLIKKLGDHVTNLKWGRASKDGLGKYLFDHLTLAD comes from the exons ATGAGCTCCCAGGTCTGCCAGAACTACCATGCCGAGAGCGAAGCTAGGGTGAACTGcttggtcaaccagttcctccatgCCAA TAAAAAAATGGAGCAGGATGAATGGGGGAACGGAGCCTTCGCCCTTCAGCTGGAGAAGAGTGTGAACCAGGCCCTGCTGGATCTGCACCAGATTGCTTCTCATCACGTGGATCATCATCTGTGTGACTTCCTAGAGACTCACTACCTTGATGAGGAGGTGAAGCTGATCAAGAAGCTGGGGGATCATGTGACCAACCTGAAGTGGGGGCGTGCCAGCAAGGATGGCCTGGGCAAGTACCTCTTTGATCACCTCACCTTGGCCGACTGA